A portion of the Lolium rigidum isolate FL_2022 chromosome 1, APGP_CSIRO_Lrig_0.1, whole genome shotgun sequence genome contains these proteins:
- the LOC124692232 gene encoding trafficking protein particle complex subunit 4-like, whose protein sequence is MATVAIYSLFIINKSGGLIHYKDYGSAGRMDTNDSLRLASLWHSMHAISQQLSPTPGCNGIDLLQAHNFDLHCFQSLTGTKFFVVCETGAPNMEFLLRTIYQLYTEFALKNPFYEMEMPIRCELFDFNLAQVIQKDRVALLGR, encoded by the exons ATGGCGACGGTGGCAATTTACAGCCTTTTCATCATCAACAAGTCTGGTGGCCTTATACACTACAAG GACTATGGTTCAGCAGGGAGAATGGACACCAACGACAGTCTACGGTTGGCAAGTCTCTGGCATTCAATGCATGCTATCTCACAGCAGTTATCCCCTACCCCTGGCTGTAATGGCATTGACCTCCTACAAGCCCACAACTTCGACCTTCATTGCTTCCAATCTCTCACAG GGACAAAATTCTTCGTTGTATGCGAAACAGGCGCTCCGAACATGGAATTTTTGCTGAGAACGATTTACCAGCTCTACACGGAATTTGCCTTGAAGAATCCGTTCTATGAGATGGAGATGCCGATTCGgtgtgagctctttgatttcaacCTAGCTCAAGTTATCCAGAAGGATCGAGTCGCGCTTCTGGGCCGGTGA